GTCCGCATCTGTGCCACCATGGCCTCCACCTGAGGATTGCTAGACGCCAGAACGTCTAGAATGCCCTTAATGAAGTCATACGAGCTGTAAACTTTTGGGCCACGGCATTTTGCCTACCAAGTCAGTGCTCAAAGGAGATTGAGCAACTCTGCTCAGCGTTTCTATGGTCAGGGCCACAGCTCAAGTCCACTGGAGTTAAAGTTGCGTGGAAGGACATTTGCAAGACAAAAGCGGAAGGTGGTTTGGGGATTAGAACGTTGATGGAAGTGAACCACGTGTATGGTCTAAAACTCATATGGAGAATGCTTGCTGGAGACTCTCTTTGGGGCCAATGGATCAGAAGGAATTTGCTTAAAAGAAGAGTTTCTGGGAAATAAAGGAGAACACGCAGACAGGCTCTTGGGTTTTGAGGAAAATGCTCAAGTTGAGAGATGCCGCTCGAACTTTTCATATGAAGGCGGTGGGGAATGGGAAACTTATCTCCTTCTGGTTTGATCGCTGGTCGGAGATTGGGGTGATGATTGAGATACTTAGTGAAAGAGGTTTAATAGAAATGGGAATTCGTCGGGAAGCTACTTTGGAAGAGGTTCTTTGGAACcaaaggaggaagaagagacaCAGATGGCCTCTGTCAAATGAAGTTGAAAAGGAGCTGAGTATAGTCAAAGATAAGCTGACTCTGGATATGGATATGGATGATGTGGATATGTGGAGATGGAAGTCAGGGTTCAAACCCAGCTTCTCAACTTCCGAGACATGGTCGATGATCCGAGAAGTAGCGACGCCATGCACCTGGGGGCAGAGTATCTGGTTCGCACATGCCACAATGGACCGAATCGCTGGTTGGAATCCAGGTGTAGACACTACTTGTGTTTTATGTAAAAGAACCCCTGAGACAAGAAATCATCTGTTTTTTGAGTGctccttctcatccttgattTGGGAACATCTTGTCAAAGGGCTGTTGGGTATAGCTTACTCGAACAAGTGGAATATTATGGTTGAGCTAGTCTATGTTCCGACAATGGAGAAAAGAAAGAGGTTCTGTCTCAGATATGCACTACAGGTCACTGTGTACACGCTGTGGTGGGAGCGTAATATGCGACGACATGGAGACCCTCTGAGGCCGATGCAATTTTTGGCTAAATTCATAGATAAGTCAATCAGGAACCAGCTGAGCCTAGTGCAAATGAAGGAAATGAAAGGTATGGTGGGCAGTCAATCAGGAACCAGCTGAGCCTAGTGCAATATTGGTTTGGCACAAGACTGTAAATAAGTTTTGATAGCTAGGAGATAGAATGCTAGAACGGTTGCAGCTGTAAAAATTTAGAAGGTTTTCCCTATCAAAGATCCACTTGATGTAAAAAggttttttgatgaataaaatttaacattcattcaaaaaaaaaaaaattaaagatttaaaattttttacctcctcgtaaatctgaTCCACTTAAAGTGTGGATAATGTGACTGGTATTCCATCGGGAGACTGTAGGGTCAGCTGGGTTTGGTGGTCTTCAATTCGAGCAACCAcctcgttgtagatttgctcggaccaAGGATCAACAAATTGCCCAGCCTTGTTCTTGTGAATCCTCTCGTAAAGATCCTTAAGAGACGGGAgttctcccgtctctttggcataaaaacatttaagaagttagaatatatatatataaaaaaataagtaattaaaatatttaccatCTCCATACGGACACCGGGGTGGGGTTTTTGACCCGtggtgtgaagcatcggcctgTTGCCATGCTCATCTTTCGTCAGACGGGAGGCGGATCAACTGTTGGAGACTTTAATGGACGATGGCAGGTTCCAATAATGGATGAGtccatcccacacatccttggtgagctcagcgggttttcCCTGCTCATAACCCTTCAAGATCCAATCATCCTTCCAGTTAGATACCGTGTCCAACATTCATTTTTTCACCTTCCCTTCAAACGCTTTCTTCACCCTCTCGTTCACCCCTAtggaccaatgatattttttctgtaaaaaaaatagatttgttattagtttaaaaataataattcgtaataataaaaaattagattaataGTAATTTACAGCAAACATTTTGAACCAAGTCTTTCTGATGTATATCGGCGTCAATTTCCAGTTCGGATGAACGTGAGGGAAGTAGGCTTTGATCACCTCGGTTACGTTCCGAGCGACAGAActgtcaaccccaaacctgaaaaaaaacaaaaaaaaattgtttaaattatttgttgttataaaacaattgaacaataaaaatgtaacgtacca
This region of Brassica napus cultivar Da-Ae chromosome C5, Da-Ae, whole genome shotgun sequence genomic DNA includes:
- the LOC106417100 gene encoding uncharacterized protein LOC106417100, yielding MLKLRDAARTFHMKAVGNGKLISFWFDRWSEIGVMIEILSERGLIEMGIRREATLEEVLWNQRRKKRHRWPLSNEVEKELSIVKDKLTLDMDMDDVDMWRWKSGFKPSFSTSETWSMIREVATPCTWGQSIWFAHATMDRIAGWNPGVDTTCVLCKRTPETRNHLFFECSFSSLIWEHLVKGLLGIAYSNKWNIMVELVYVPTMEKRKRFCLRYALQVTVYTLWWERNMRRHGDPLRPMQFLAKFIDKSIRNQLSLVQMKEMKGSAGFGGLQFEQPPRCRFARTKDQQIAQPCSCESSRKDP